In one window of Accipiter gentilis chromosome 28, bAccGen1.1, whole genome shotgun sequence DNA:
- the LOC126051527 gene encoding saccharopine dehydrogenase-like oxidoreductase encodes MCPKYNEKAAEKGAYVIGSCGFDSIPADMGVLYTRDKLKGTLTAVESFLKVKSGPEGSCAHDGTWKSAVYGLADQDNLRKLRKKIGYAPVPVVGAKLKSRGLVFYNQEFKEYSIRFMGSDGSVVKRSQCYLHTELQETPVQYSAYANIGGLGSVIKLMFAGILFLLLVKFSFGRKLLSKELSYPEFFSAGFFTKKGPTQTQMDGTSFTMTFFGEGYSEGQDPQYGKPNVKICTEVKGPEPGYVATPIAMVQAAVSLLEDAACLPKRGGVYSPGAAFSKTKLIDRLNKRGVEFSVISKPEL; translated from the exons ATGTGCCCGAAATACAACGAAAAAGCTGCGGAAAAGGGAGCGTATGTCATTGGAAGCTGTGGCTTTGACTCTATACCAGCTGATATGGGAGTACTGTACACCAGAGACAAGTTGAAAG GTACCTTAACTGCTGTTGAAAGTTTCCTGAAGGTGAAATCTGGGCCTGAG GGCTCTTGTGCACATGATGGGACCTGGAAGTCAGCGGTTTATGGCCTTGCGGATCAAGACAACCTGAGGAAGCTTCGAAAAAAGATAGGATATGCCCCTGTTCCAGTAGTTGGTGCAAAACTTAAAAGCAG AGGACTGGTGTTTTACAATCAGGAATTCAAAGAGTACTCCATTCGATTCATGGGATCTGATGGTTCCGTTGTGAAACGGTCTCAGTGTTACTTGCACACAGAGTTGCAGGAAACACCT GTGCAGTATAGCGCTTATGCGAACATAGGTGGTCTTGGCTCTGTTATCAAGCTGATGTTTGCcggcattttatttcttcttcttgtgaagtttagctttggaagaaaacttctgtcaaaagaattaagt TACCCGGAATTTTTCTCTGCGGGattcttcacaaagaaaggaCCAACCCAGACACAG ATGGATGGAACCTCttttacaatgactttttttggcgAGGGTTACAGTGAGGGGCAAGACCCCCAGTATGGCAAACCAAATGTCAAGATCTGCACTGAAGTGAAAGGACCAG agCCTGGCTATGTTGCTACACCAATTGCAATGGTTCAAGCAGCTGTATCTCTTCTGGAGGATGCAGCTTGTCTGCCTAAACG GGGTGGTGTATAttctccaggagctgctttctccaaaacaaaactgaTCGATCGCCTCAACAAACGTGGTGTTGAGTTCTCTGTTATTAGCAAGCCTGAactctga